In the Halosolutus gelatinilyticus genome, CAGGTCGATCGGATCTTCGACGTCACCCACGATCGACTCCAACAGATCGGTGATGGTCACCAGTCCGACGACTGCGCCGTCCTCGATTACCAGCGCGAGTTCCTGGTGTTCGGCCTGGAACTGGTCGATCGCGTCGCTCACGTCGGTATCGGGCGAGAGCGTCATCGGCGGGACCGCCGCCGCTTCGAAGTCGATACGGCCGTCGTCCTCGTCGTCGAGGAACCCGCGGCGCTCGAGTAGCGATGGGACGTACACGATTCCCCGAAAGTCCGAGAGGCCCTCGCCGACCAGCGGATATCGAGTCTGGGGTTGCGCTTCCATCCGCCGGAGGTTCTCCTCGGCCGGCACCTCGGTCGAGAGGGCGATGACGTCCTCGGGCGGGACCATCACCTCGCGCACCGGTCGCTCCCCGATTTCGAGAGCGTTCAGCACCTCATCACGCCGGTCTTCGGACACCGCTCCCTTCTCGAGGACCTCCCCCAGCCGGTGACGAAGATCGGCCCGCGATTCGATGACGTCCGCTTCGGCTTCGAGCCAGGCGCCGGTCATCTCGATCCCGAACAGGCGCAGGGTCGCCTTCGCTACTCCGTCGCCGAAGCGGATCAGGGGAGAGATCAACCACGCGAACCAGTACAGCGGCCGCGAGCCGTACCGGCAAACCTGCTTCGAGCGCTCGACGCCGAGGTACGTCGGCGTCTGCTCGCCGTGGGTAAGGTGGACCATGTTGATGAGGAAGAACGCGAGCAACGACCCGGCACCGATCGTCGCGAGCGAGGATCCCCGGAACACCGGTTCGAAGAGCGCCGCCAGTCCCGGCTCCGCGACGATCCCGAGCGCGATGCTCGTCCCCGAGATCCAGATCTGGCACGTCGTCAGGTACACTTCGAGGTCGTCGGTCATCTCCCAGGCGCGCTGGAGGCCGGGCGTGTCGAACTCGGACTCGGGGTACTGGCGGGCGCGGGTCAGCCCGAACTCGATCGCCACGAAGTAGGCGTTGATCAGAATCAGCGCGCCGCCGGCGAGCAGGCGGGCGCTAATCTCGATCGGCGTCATTGTCGTCCATACCAGACGGACGCGTAAGTGACTGGGGCCGGCAGCGACGTCGGATTCGCGTCTCGCGCGAGGCCAGCCTTGCACATCCTGCCGTCCATCTTAACGGCATCGGGATGGACGATCGTAACATGGCCAGTGTTAATAAAGTCGAGACCGAGGACGAGTACATCCACGTTCGCTTCCGCGATCCCGACGAGTTCGACGAGATTCGGACGCCCGACTGGGCAGAAAATCCGGCCCACTCCGTTTCGGAGGGAAGCGAAGTGCGAATGGGGAAAGCAGAGGGCAGCGATGACTGGAAAGTAGAGTCGGTTCTCATCCAGAAGAACGTCGGCGAAGACAAAGCCGAGGAACAGGCGAAGGAGATCGCCGAGAAGATCGAATCGTAGTACCGCCCGCTGGCGGTCTCGCGAACCGACGTCCCGAATTCGTGTTCGAGTCGGATCCTCACCTCGAATTAGACTCGTCCGTCCGCTCCGTACAGGTTAGCACCGGGACGGGCGCGGTGCGGATGACACGATCGGCGAAACTCCCGAGCAGGACTCGATCGATACCGGACCAGCCGTGGGTTCCCATCGCGACGAGGTCGATCGCGTTCGAGTCGGCGTACGAGGCGATCTCGTGGGGCACCGAACCGGATTCGATCGCAGTGACGACGTCGGAAACGCCCGCCTGGACCGCGGTTTCGGAGGCCTCTGCGAACAGCTCCTTGACGTTCTCCTCAACGTCCGCGGGGATTCGGGCTGATCGCGGATCGATCGTCTCGGGGAGTTCGTCGTAGACGAACAGGAGGTGGAGCGTCGCACCGGTCCGGGCCGCGACCTCGGCGCCGAGGTTGAGTGCGATCTGTGCGTGATCGCTGCCGTCTGTTGGAACGAGCACGGCACCGTACGGATACGACCGTCGCACATCCTCCCCCGCGCGAACCGTCAGGACTGGCATTTCGCTCTCAGTAACGACATGCTCTGTGGTGCTCCCCAGTACGTACTCGCCGATTCCGTGCCGACCATGCGCGCCCATTATGACGAGTCCGACGTCACTGGTGTGGGCGTACTCGACGATCACGTCGCGGGGGTCTCCCTGGATGACGTGATCGACGACGGCGACGCCACGGTCTTCGGCGCGCGATCGCGCCTCGTCGACGATCTCTTCGCCCTCTTCTTCGAGTACGTCGACGACCTGCTCGCCGAGGCGGACGAGGCTGGGTTCGTTCGTATTCGCGACGTAGAGGAGGTGCAGTACGACGTCCGTCTCGGCGGCAACATCGATCGCGTGGTCGAAGGCCGCCGTCGCAGGATCGCTACCGTCGATCGGTACGAGGATCGGATCGTCCATACGTGTCGTTCGGTCCGATGGGGTTTACGTGTAAGGTAACCGTGGAGCTCGTTCGACAGCTAGATGCAGCACCACGTCTGTCCCATTTGGTTTACTCTCAGCGGGCGCTATTCAGAGTAGAGTGACGGAGTACGGCGACGGAATTCGTGGAACCTACGGCAGAATTCAGTTATCTCGGTGAGCTCGGATAGAGGATCGAAGAGATCCCTTCGTTCCGCGGAAAAAGAACCTGAGGGGGAGAAATCCGTTGCTTTCGATGATCTGAACAGCGCCACTGCGCCCGAAATCAATCACACAATCGCTATCAGCCAACCGCGTCTGGCGGTTGCCATCTGGTACAAAAACTACGGCCGCGAGCACATAAAACACCGTAGTACAGTACCCGAAAGCAGGACGCATAGCGGTACTCATACGCTCGAGAGCTGTACTCTCGACTGCATGCCCACCACAGCCTTCCTTTCTGCTGATCCGGGTTGGATGGCGTTTCTCTCCCCGGAGATTGCGAGTCGGGCACAGTTTGGCTGGACAATTACTGTTCACATCATCTTCGCAGCGCTATCTGTCGGGCTCGCTCCATTTATCATATACTTCACCTGGAAGGGAGTCTCGACCGACGACGAGCGATTCAGCAAGCTACGGTCGTTCTGGACGAACGTCTTCGCTGTCGGGTTCGTCATGGGGACAGTCACAGGAATTCCGATGAGCTTCCAGTTCGGAACGAATTTCCCGCGGTTTTCGGCAGTCGCCGGGGAACTGATCGGTGGGCCGCTGGCCTTCGAAGCAAAGATGGCGTTTTTCCTCGAGGCCATCTTCCTCGGCGTGTTGCTGTTCGGACGCGAACGAGTAAGTGATCGGACGTACGTCCTTTCGTCGGTACTGGTCGGCGTCGGCGCGTGGCTGTCGGGATTCTGGATCCTAGTCGTTAATGCCTGGATGCAGACCCCACGGGGATATGAGATGGTCACACGGAACGGGATGGAAATCGCCACGCTTACCGACCCGGTTGCTGCGTTCTTCACTCCACGACTACCGTGGATGTACGTCCACATGATTAACGCGTCAGTGATATCCGTCGCGCTGCTGGTTGGAGGCGTTTCGGCGTATCTCGTGTGGAAGAAGCCGAGCTCGAAAGCGTGGACTACCGCGTTAAAGATCGCTGTACTCATCTTGCTCGTGTCGGCCCCGCTTCAGGCGATCCACGGTGACGCATACGGCCGCCACGTCGCGGACACTCAGCCACAGAAGTTCGCGGCTATGGAGGCCCACTACGAGACGGGGCGGGCCGATCTCCACCTAGTTGCCGTGCCCACACGTCCCAGTGCGCTAACCGACCCACGCGCGGAGAACCTTTTCACGGTGAGCCTCCCGGGTATGGGATCGTTCCTCGCCAGCGGGGGTGATCCCAACGCAGAGGTGCTCGGCTTGAACGAATACGAAGAGAACCCGCCAGTTGCACTCGTTTTCTGGTCATTTCGGATTATGGTTGGGCTCGGCTTCCTGTTCATCGGGCTCGCGCTGTGGGGTGGTTCTCTCATCTACAGGGGGACGCTCGCCGAGAACAGCCGGTTCTTGAAAGCGATGATGGTTGCGTCGCCGTTGGGCTACGCCGCGCTGCTCACCGGCTGGTACGTCACCGAGATTGGCCGTCAACCGTGGGTAATCCAAGGTGTACTGCGGACCAATGACGCGATCTCGCGGTCGCTGACGTCTTTCCAAGCGACGGCGACGCTAATCGGTTTCGTCCTCATCTACGTCGGATTGATCGCCGTGGCGTTACTCGTCTTGCGGTGGATGGTCTTAGATGAACTTCGGGAACTCAGCGTGATCGAGACGTCGCGTGACACCGATCGCGATCCCGTTCCACAGGTGGGTGACGATGACTGATCTGCTCCCTGTCGACGGCTATCTCGTCGAACAGCTGCCGGATGTGTGGTTCGGCGTCGTCATGTTCGCGCTTGCGATGTACATCGTCCTGGACGGGTTTGATTTCGGCATTGGCATGCTCTATGCGACCCGCGAGGACGAAGCAGATCGGGAGACGCTACTAGCAGCGTTCGGGCCGATCTGGGACGCCAACGAGGTGTGGCTGATCGCGTTCGGGACGATGCTGCTGGCGGCGTTCCCGCGAGCGTACTCGAGGTTACTGGCCGATAACTACCTGCTGGTACTCGGGTTCGTTCTCGCGTTGCTGTTCCGAGGCGTCGCACCGGAACTGCGCGAACAGCGCGAAGACGAGGAGTGGCAATGGACGTGCGATGTTTCGTTCGTGGTTGGCAGCACGCTCGCCCCGCTGTTGTTCGGTGTACTCGCCGGACGATGGGTTTTCGATGCGGCAACACTGTCGATTCCGGCGCTTTTGACGGGTGTAGGACTCGTTACGGTGTCAATCGCTACCGGTGCGGCGTTCTTAGCGGCTAAGACTGATCCCGCTCTCGCCGCCGAGATGCGCGATTACGGGATCGTCGCAACGCTGGCGTATCTCGGTGGCCTGGTCGCTCTGCTCGTGACCGTCGTCATGACTGACGCTGGCAGGGTCGCGGAGACGGTTCTCTCGGCGCCGGCGGCCACGATCGCCGGCCTCTCGATCGCTGCAGGAGTGGGCGGGATCGTGTTGGCTCGTCGCGGGCGGTACCGACAGTGGCTCGCGAGTGCGCTGGCGCTCCCCGGATTATTGAGCGTCCTCGTCGCGCTGTTATTGTATCCGAATATTTACCCGCCGACCGGACTGACCGTCCGCGAGGCGGTCGTCTCGCCGCTCGCACTCAACCTCGTCACCGTACTGGGACTCCCAGTTCTCCTCCTCGTCGTCTGGTACTTCAAGTTCCTGTACACCGTCTTCAGCGGCCCAGTGACCGGTGACTCCTATAGCGGTTGAAATTCTCATCGTTGCGGTACCGATCGGCAGTATTTCTTCCGACGGTCGAACTCTGGTTCGTCTTCTGGCGTAGGAACTTCCAATCGTCACGCAAATCGCCCCAGAGATGGCGAAACGGAACGCCGAGTCCATAACAGCAGTAGGTGGTGTTGACATCCTCCACCTTGAGCGGAGGAATCCCGATCGCGTTCGGGATATTTCACTCTGTTGAGACCCTGTTAGTTCAATACTTCCATAACTGAAACAGCTGTTAGATAGGTGTGAAGTCATCACGTGGATGGTGACGGAACCTTATTGGTATATCGCGTACTAGCACCGTCTCCTCACTATCATGGACCAAGATGAAGAGCGTTCGATCGAAGAACCCATCCAAACGACGATTTGCAGTGTCGACGTGCAGTTCCATGCGGCATCAGCGAGAGAACATCGATTCCTTCCCGACGATACCGGAGCACATGCTGAGCTGTTCGAGGATATGTTTTCTGAAATACACGAGGACGACGTCTTCTTCGATATTGGTGCTCATATTGGCATCAATAGCTGTGTAATTGGTCGAAAGTACCCCGAGATCGACATCGTTTGTTTCGAGCCCCGTCCTCAGACGCGTGGGAGCCTAGAGACGAACCTCGAGTTGAATGGCATCGACGCCATCGTTATGGATTGTGCCATCTCAAATTCGGATGGGACGATAGCGTTTGACATTCAACACGACACGCCTGGTGAGATGGGCGAAGTTCGCCATTCGAAGCGGGGGACGGAAACGCCAGTTCGAACGCTCGATGGGGTCGTCTCGGATGATGGTATCCCATCACCGACGGTGGTTATGTCGGACATCGTGGGGGAGGAAATAAATCTGCTCCGTGGCGGTTCGACGACCTTCTCGTCGCCAACGACACGGCTGGCATACATCGTAACCCACGACCAGCCATTAGAACGTCTTGGAAGTAGTAAGCAGGATGTTGAGAAACATCTAAAAAAGAATGGGTTTGATGAGTTGAAATATACCCGAGATAATCTCCTCAAGGCCAAGAAGTCAGGGTAGTTCGGATAACTGTAGGGAGTGGCACTTATCGGCCAAACGCCATCGGTGGGATGGGAGCGGGCGTTTTATGCAGTTGTGATATCCGCATCATCTTCACTTACCTGAAGTCGGCTATGTGGATTCGTCATGCATGGATAACTGCGAAATTTAGACGTCTGTGTCAATTTTGAGCCCAACTGTGCATGGGGCAAGCTACCTAGCCATCCACTAGAGTGTCATAGAACGCTTCACATACCTCGGTAGCAGCCCAAGAAACGCTATCTGAGAAGCAGCCGGCATTGATGCTATTCAGAACCAACTGTAGCAGGCCTCTCAACCGTGAGTCGAAAACCATGCCAACCGTTCTATGACACCCTAAGTCAACCTCAGATAGAACAAAGTATTTCTGATGACCACATTATTTATTGAATAATGGGCTCAAATTCACAGATAACTAACTCCGTCACTTCAAAAGATGGAACTACTATTGGCTATCGGCAACTCGGTCAGGGGCCGGGCATAGTCCTTGTTCACGGAGCTATGCAATCCTCGCAGAATCTCATCAAACTAGGAAGGATATTATCTGATCCATTTACAGTCTATATCCCTGACCGTCGAGGACGTGGTTTAAGCGATCCACACGCTAGCAGTCACAATATCCAGAAAGAATGTGAGGATCTGGATGCGCTCTTAAACAAAACCAACACTCACAATGTATTTGGGCTAAGTGCAGGTGCAGCTATATCACTACAAGCAGCACTAATGCTGCCAGAAATACATAAAGTCGCCGTGTATGAACCTCCACTGTTTACAGAGGAATCAGATCCAATAGATTGGGGAACACGTTATGAAAAAGAACTTGCTCAGGGTGATTTGGCTGAAGCATTTGTTACGATCGGGAAGGGTACCGGTGTATTTCCGCGCATATTTCGCATCTTACCCCGATTTCTGCTAGTACCACTTATGAATCGCGCCTTAAAAAATGAAAATGAGGATGAAAATGATGTGTCTCTCACGGATCTCATTCCGACGGTTCAATATGATCTCCAGATGGTTAGGAGTGCTCACCTAACACCGAGTGATTTCGAGGAGCTATCGACTGAAATCCTATTATTGGGTGGTGATAAGAGCCCTGAGCGCTTGCGGAAGTGTCTTGATGAATTGGAGGCTGTCTTGCCAGAGGCAACTAGAATCGAATTCACTGGTCTCGACCATTTGGGCCCTGACAATGATGGAAAACCGAAACAAGTTGCTCAAGAGTTGCATCAATTCTTCTCATAAGAAGTAATATTCAGTTAGACGTTCAAAACAATATAAGTCTCGCTGTTATACAATTACAGACTTGATGATCTTTGCCTCTATTCGCCGAAGATGATCGCCGATCGTCCCTTGTGACAGCCCGAGTTCAGCCGCCAAATCACTCTGCGTTGCACGACGAGGGATGTCGTAGTATCCCTCCGTGATCGCTGCCCGGACGACCTCCTTTTGACGGTCAGTTAATTGCCCCGCTGGATCAGTTATGTTTATCTGATATACGCTAGTGAACGCGAAGAACTCGAGTAATATTGCTAGCCTGAGTCCGTTTAGAGACTCAGAGCCGAAGCTGTTCACTGTGTCCATTAGAGGTAGATACCCGAGTGTCAGAATAGCCGCGAACACCAAGCTAACTACGAGAATGACGAAAAACGTGAGGCTGAAGACTGTCTCTGCATTCGAGAGCCAACTCGCTATGATGAACCCGGTGACAAAAACGAACAGCAGAGCGTTAAGACCGATCAGGTTCTTCTGCGGGTCATCACTGTCGGCATGCGTCTGAATTCTTGAAATTGCTTGGTGAGCGAAGTCAGCGATGCTTCCTTCCTCGTAAGATTTCTCCCCCGGTGATACCATAACCTCATATTTCCGTCATTCTCGCTTAAATCTGCCCCGAAACAATATATGATGCATAGTTTGTGGAAGCAAGTCGGCGAGCAAAGGCCATCTCCGGTGATATCCTTCTGTTGTCCTCTTTGCCCACTTTTTATCAAGGAGAAATATAGTGACAAAAGCAATGGTGGTGAGATATTCTTAAACGGTTGGACAGCAAACTGTTCAAGCACGGGATTGAGATGTACGATACAGCCGGTCCCCGTCCGCCGCTGCCAGAGTGGATCCTCGAGTGCTATGCAGTCCTCTGTGAATAGGAAGTCGATGAAGATATCTCTTCTTTTTCTCGAGAACAGGCCCTTGACACCCTCTTGGAAGCTCAAACAATAGAACTCGAGCCTGAAGACGTGAATCATGCACTCACTCGGCTTCTTGAGCGCGGGTATCTCTACGAGGTCGATGATAAACTGCGAGTGACAAACCCATCTGAGTAGTCTCAGCTCATACACTACCGGTCAGAGTTACCGGGAATGGAATCGGTGGTCAGCCGTTGGTCCCTGAATATGCCCAGCGAGAGAGACAAGATACTGTTTGTAGGGCTGTCTTGAATCACTAGACGGCGTCGGGGTAAGTCAGTAAATCGAAGGAGTTGAAGCGGAACGACTTCGGTTGTCCATGACCCAAATCTCCCGCTTCACCGAGCGTTGCGTCCCGATTGCACAAAGAGTTACGGGTGAACGAGGCGAATCCGCCGCCCCGAGCGGTGGCGGCGGATTCGCCGACTATGCCCTCGTTTCGCTGCAGTGTCTCCAGGTTTACCTCGATACGTCCTATCGAATGACGATCGATCTGCTGAAGGAAATGCCACAAATAACAGAGGAAATCGGCCGAATCAAGGCCGATCTCCCCGCACCTTCTACGCTGTGTAAGGCGTTTGATCGGATCGAGATGAGCGTTTGTCGAGTGTTGCTGCGCCAGTCGGCGCAGCTACACGATCTCCCTGAGCGCGCTGTAATCGACGCTACGTTCTATGAACGAGATCGTGTAAGCCGCCACTACTGCCAACGAACGAATTATCGCGTTTAGACGCTCAAAGTTACAAAACTCATCGATACAGCAACGCAAGCTGTGCTCGATCTTCACTGCTCGACGACGTTAGAAGGAAGTGACGCGGATCTCTGTGGGCAGATCGCCCGCCAGAATGCGGGCGATCTGCGGTCTCTGGCTGCTGATAAGGGCTATGACAAGCAACAACTCCGCGAACGACTTCGTGACCTCGACATTCGCCCACTGATCAAACATCGGATCTTCGTTCCATACGATCATGCACACAACGCTCACATTGATGAAGATCGGTACGCTCAGCGGTCAATGACCGAAACCGTTAACTCCGCCGTCAAGCGCTCGCACGGCGTAGCCGAGCGAGCGCGTAGCTGGTAACGGGAGTTCCGTGAGATTGCTCTGATATGTGTCGTCTACAACATCAAACGTGCCGTCAAACAGTGAAATCCACCGTCTTACAGCGATTCAACAGAACCCTCGAGTCCGAAAAAGTCCCTGATGATGAGTGGGAATGCCAGCGCTGTGAAGCGCCCCGATATCGACTGGAACCAGACGATCTCGATAAGTGGGGCAGCAGGCTCAACCAATGGTATTAGCCTTGTCAGGCGGAATGGGACAGGCACCTTACCGAGGAGTGTCTGTGACGGTTACCCAATAAGATAGCTACTTTACCACTCAGTTCTTCCATTCATTCTCAGGGACTTAGCAGGCTTTCATTCCATCAGAGCCCTATCGCTTTGATGACTAGTACGCTTGCAAATTTGAAGAACTCATCTAAATCTGGTTAGAACCGTTTTTCGGAAGTTCAGTGAATTTTGCCAAGACTAATACAAGGAGGGTGATGACACCGGCAGCGATCACAGAACCGTCTACGCTCAATAATGTATATATTGCAGCCATAACGATAGTAATATGTATGAGAATTAGTATAAGTATGTATTTCCTTTCTGCTCCGAGTATATGGTTTACTACGACAAATGCAAGTCCCCAGAGTAATCCAATAAGTAGTGACACTAGGTCTATCTCGATCATAAGCACAATACTATTTTACCCACAATAGAAATTACGATAGCGACTATTAAGCTAAATACTCGCAGCGCGTACGTACCGGCAGATGATTATCGTATGATTCAGATCAACGGAGAGAGCACGGCGGCGGTGGATTATCCTGATCAGAGTGCGTTTCGATGGGGGCAGGTGGAGTGACGTGTTACTTGAAGACAAGGTGGCCGTGATCTATGGCGCGGGCGGTCAGATCGGCGGTGCAGTGGCCCAGGCCTTCGCTCGAGAGGGGGCGACGGTCTTCCTCGCTGGTCGAACGCACTCGGCGCTCGAGGAGGTCGCCGGGGAGATTCGCGCAGACGGTGGTGACGCCGAGACAACGGTTGTCGACGCCCTCGACGAGGAAGCGGTCGACGACTTCGCCGACGAAGTCGTCGAGGAAGCCGGGCGTCTCGACGTTTCGTTCAACGTCATCTCGTATGAGGACGTCCAGGAGCCGCTGACCGAGATATCGGTCGAGGACTTCCTCCAGCCGATCACGGCCGCGACGCGGACACAGTTCCTGACCGCCCGGGCGGCCGCCCGGCACATGGTCGAGCGCGGATCCGGAGTGATCCTCCACTTCGGCGGAGACGGCCCACAGACGCTCCCCGGATTGGGCGGCTTCAAGGTCGCCCTCGACGCCGTCGAGGGGCTTCGCCGACAGTGGTCGGTGGAGCTGGGTGGGATCGCGAGCAGGGTGATGGGGTGAACCCGCTCGAGGATGCCAACGATGTTGTGGATCAAGCTGAACCCGTGGGTGAGGGCGCTCTCAGTACTGCCGTGTTCGACATCGTACTCGATTGACGTGCCGATCTCCTGAAAGTCGAGGCCGTCGATGTTGGCCTGATAGAGGATGTCGGTGCTCGCCCACATCCCGTCGCCGATATCCCACCCGCCGTAGATCGACTCGACCGCTGTGGCCGTGTACGCCCGGAATCCACTTTGGGTATCACGGACCCTCCGCGAGGATCGAATGCGGCCGATGAGTACGTTCGTGAGTGCGTTAACCACCCGGAGCCCGATCGATCGAGAGAAGGGTACCTCCGTCTCTGCGCCCGCCACGTACCGACTCGCGATCACGATCTCGGCTCCGGTGTCCTCCTGGATGGCGACGAGTCGTGGGATCTCGCCGGGGTCATGCTGGCCGTCGGCGTCGATGGTGACGAGGTGGTCGGCCCTGCGCTTGTGGGCAACCTCGAAAATCGTCTTGAGCGCGCCGCCGTAACCCCGGTTTCGATCGTGGGTGATAACAGTCGCACCGGCGTCGCGGGCCCGATTGCCCGTCCCGTCTGCGCTGCCGTCGTCGACAACCAGAACTTCATCGGCAAAGCCTGCGGTTTCGCGGACGACTCCGGCGATGGTTCCCGCCGCGTTGTACGCTGGAATACCAACGAGTACGTGGGGTTGCTCGGGGACTCCCCCGGATCGGCGGCTGATCGCGTTGATCTCGAACCCGCCCTTATTGAACGCCTCGAGCGTGCGCTCATAATCAATTGGTGGG is a window encoding:
- a CDS encoding SDR family oxidoreductase, with protein sequence MLLEDKVAVIYGAGGQIGGAVAQAFAREGATVFLAGRTHSALEEVAGEIRADGGDAETTVVDALDEEAVDDFADEVVEEAGRLDVSFNVISYEDVQEPLTEISVEDFLQPITAATRTQFLTARAAARHMVERGSGVILHFGGDGPQTLPGLGGFKVALDAVEGLRRQWSVELGGIASRVMG
- a CDS encoding helix-turn-helix domain-containing protein is translated as MVSPGEKSYEEGSIADFAHQAISRIQTHADSDDPQKNLIGLNALLFVFVTGFIIASWLSNAETVFSLTFFVILVVSLVFAAILTLGYLPLMDTVNSFGSESLNGLRLAILLEFFAFTSVYQINITDPAGQLTDRQKEVVRAAITEGYYDIPRRATQSDLAAELGLSQGTIGDHLRRIEAKIIKSVIV
- a CDS encoding alpha/beta fold hydrolase, translated to MGSNSQITNSVTSKDGTTIGYRQLGQGPGIVLVHGAMQSSQNLIKLGRILSDPFTVYIPDRRGRGLSDPHASSHNIQKECEDLDALLNKTNTHNVFGLSAGAAISLQAALMLPEIHKVAVYEPPLFTEESDPIDWGTRYEKELAQGDLAEAFVTIGKGTGVFPRIFRILPRFLLVPLMNRALKNENEDENDVSLTDLIPTVQYDLQMVRSAHLTPSDFEELSTEILLLGGDKSPERLRKCLDELEAVLPEATRIEFTGLDHLGPDNDGKPKQVAQELHQFFS
- a CDS encoding cytochrome ubiquinol oxidase subunit I, with protein sequence MPTTAFLSADPGWMAFLSPEIASRAQFGWTITVHIIFAALSVGLAPFIIYFTWKGVSTDDERFSKLRSFWTNVFAVGFVMGTVTGIPMSFQFGTNFPRFSAVAGELIGGPLAFEAKMAFFLEAIFLGVLLFGRERVSDRTYVLSSVLVGVGAWLSGFWILVVNAWMQTPRGYEMVTRNGMEIATLTDPVAAFFTPRLPWMYVHMINASVISVALLVGGVSAYLVWKKPSSKAWTTALKIAVLILLVSAPLQAIHGDAYGRHVADTQPQKFAAMEAHYETGRADLHLVAVPTRPSALTDPRAENLFTVSLPGMGSFLASGGDPNAEVLGLNEYEENPPVALVFWSFRIMVGLGFLFIGLALWGGSLIYRGTLAENSRFLKAMMVASPLGYAALLTGWYVTEIGRQPWVIQGVLRTNDAISRSLTSFQATATLIGFVLIYVGLIAVALLVLRWMVLDELRELSVIETSRDTDRDPVPQVGDDD
- a CDS encoding FkbM family methyltransferase, translating into MDQDEERSIEEPIQTTICSVDVQFHAASAREHRFLPDDTGAHAELFEDMFSEIHEDDVFFDIGAHIGINSCVIGRKYPEIDIVCFEPRPQTRGSLETNLELNGIDAIVMDCAISNSDGTIAFDIQHDTPGEMGEVRHSKRGTETPVRTLDGVVSDDGIPSPTVVMSDIVGEEINLLRGGSTTFSSPTTRLAYIVTHDQPLERLGSSKQDVEKHLKKNGFDELKYTRDNLLKAKKSG
- a CDS encoding CNNM domain-containing protein translates to MTPIEISARLLAGGALILINAYFVAIEFGLTRARQYPESEFDTPGLQRAWEMTDDLEVYLTTCQIWISGTSIALGIVAEPGLAALFEPVFRGSSLATIGAGSLLAFFLINMVHLTHGEQTPTYLGVERSKQVCRYGSRPLYWFAWLISPLIRFGDGVAKATLRLFGIEMTGAWLEAEADVIESRADLRHRLGEVLEKGAVSEDRRDEVLNALEIGERPVREVMVPPEDVIALSTEVPAEENLRRMEAQPQTRYPLVGEGLSDFRGIVYVPSLLERRGFLDDEDDGRIDFEAAAVPPMTLSPDTDVSDAIDQFQAEHQELALVIEDGAVVGLVTITDLLESIVGDVEDPIDLEQ
- a CDS encoding universal stress protein translates to MDDPILVPIDGSDPATAAFDHAIDVAAETDVVLHLLYVANTNEPSLVRLGEQVVDVLEEEGEEIVDEARSRAEDRGVAVVDHVIQGDPRDVIVEYAHTSDVGLVIMGAHGRHGIGEYVLGSTTEHVVTESEMPVLTVRAGEDVRRSYPYGAVLVPTDGSDHAQIALNLGAEVAARTGATLHLLFVYDELPETIDPRSARIPADVEENVKELFAEASETAVQAGVSDVVTAIESGSVPHEIASYADSNAIDLVAMGTHGWSGIDRVLLGSFADRVIRTAPVPVLTCTERTDESNSR
- a CDS encoding cytochrome d ubiquinol oxidase subunit II — its product is MTDLLPVDGYLVEQLPDVWFGVVMFALAMYIVLDGFDFGIGMLYATREDEADRETLLAAFGPIWDANEVWLIAFGTMLLAAFPRAYSRLLADNYLLVLGFVLALLFRGVAPELREQREDEEWQWTCDVSFVVGSTLAPLLFGVLAGRWVFDAATLSIPALLTGVGLVTVSIATGAAFLAAKTDPALAAEMRDYGIVATLAYLGGLVALLVTVVMTDAGRVAETVLSAPAATIAGLSIAAGVGGIVLARRGRYRQWLASALALPGLLSVLVALLLYPNIYPPTGLTVREAVVSPLALNLVTVLGLPVLLLVVWYFKFLYTVFSGPVTGDSYSG